A stretch of the Erpetoichthys calabaricus chromosome 3, fErpCal1.3, whole genome shotgun sequence genome encodes the following:
- the LOC114649039 gene encoding claudin-7-B-like: protein MANSGLQMLGFVLALIGCIGLIVGTIMPQWKMSAYVGDNIITAIAMYQGLWMSCAYQSTGQMQCKVYDSILQLDSALQATRALMVLSIILTVIGMGVSSMGMKCTNCGGDDKVRKARIATVGGVVFLLGGLASMIACCWFANRIVRDFYNPLTPVNTKYEFGAAIFIAWAGSFLVLLGGALMSCSCHRRNSGGAKTKYPPSKGRPVSSTGKDYV from the exons ATGGCTAACTCCGGGTTACAAATGTTAggttttgtactggccttaataGGCTGCATTGGGCTGATCGTTGGCACCATCATGCCCCAGTGGAAAATGTCCGCATATGTGGGCGACAACATCATCACGGCCATCGCCATGTACCAAGGATTGTGGATGTCTTGTGCGTACCAGAGTACCGGTCAGATGCAATGCAAAGTGTACGACTCCATCCTTCAGCTGGACT CGGCTCTGCAGGCCACTCGTGCCCTAATGGTGCTCAGCATTATCCTGACAGTGATTGGCATGGGAGTCAGCTCCATGGGTATGAAATGCACCAACTGTGGTGGTGATGACAAAGTGCGTAAGGCACGTATAGCCACAGTGGGTGGAGTAGTCTTCCTCCTGGGAG gGTTGGCATCCATGATTGCATGTTGTTGGTTTGCAAACCGCATCGTTCGGGACTTCTACAATCCCTTAACTCCAGTCAACACCAA GTACGAGTTTGGAGCTGCTATTTTCATTGCCTGGGCAGGTTCCTTCTTGGTTTTGCTTGGAGGTGCCCTCATGTCCTGTTCTTGTCACAGACGCAACAGCGGAGGTGCCAAAACCAAATATCCACCATCCAAGGGCCGGCCGGTTAGCTCAACTGGCAAAGATTATGTTTAA